The stretch of DNA TGGGATTTGGTGAACTAGCTGGTCGCTCCTCTAGTTAAAGTATCGGGCTCTTTTTTCGTTGCCTAGGTTACACTTTAATTGATTGCTTGACTAGAAAAGTTACCATTTCTCTTTGTCCATGTCAATGGAGAATGAGAATGAGAAAGAGAGCTCATCATTTAGGAGTATTACTAGACACAGAAGATCATCaagtgtttcatgttttttcTCGAGCAACTATAATAGTACTTCAGATCATATTTCTCGTGACTCCTCATCAACATCTTCTACACATGAGGTGCCAAAATTAAAGAAATCTCCTAATCAATCGTGGATTCGTTCGAAAAATCATCATGATCATTTTCCAGATCAGATAAAAGGGAAATGTAAGAATATTATGAATCGATTTGGTCGACATCGTCGCCATTCCTCTGCAGATTTTAGCTACGATCAACTCAGTTATGCCAAGAATTTTGAGGACAATAATGAAACAAGTTTTGATGATACTGAGGACTTTCCTCCGAGGAATTTTACAGCTAGATTGCCATCATCTCCTCCTAATTATTCCAAATTGAAAATTCCAACCAACGTAACAAAACATGAATGAGTACGTTATGTTGCTATTTTTATAa from Nicotiana tomentosiformis chromosome 11, ASM39032v3, whole genome shotgun sequence encodes:
- the LOC104104395 gene encoding uncharacterized protein, whose amino-acid sequence is MENENEKESSSFRSITRHRRSSSVSCFFSSNYNSTSDHISRDSSSTSSTHEVPKLKKSPNQSWIRSKNHHDHFPDQIKGKCKNIMNRFGRHRRHSSADFSYDQLSYAKNFEDNNETSFDDTEDFPPRNFTARLPSSPPNYSKLKIPTNVTKHE